The following proteins come from a genomic window of Noviherbaspirillum sp. L7-7A:
- a CDS encoding CoA transferase yields the protein MNDHDQQAPADAASTLAALWQLSGQEESALSQVRLSGKEPALPSSFAVGTAAQVSIAVSALAAAELHRQRAGLAQQVDVDMRHAAIEFRAEQYLRVDGAPAPEFRDKLTRTFQCGDGRWVRIHANFPHHRDGVLRILSCGHDTDAVSRALQSWNAFDFEDAAAAAGMVVTAMRSFDEWDAHPQGQEVADLPLLSIECIGDAPPQPLPTAARPLSGVRVLDLTRVIAGPVCGRTLAGHGADVLLVTASHLPSIEPLVMETGLGKRACALDLRGVPGQQAFDALLRQADVLVQGYRPGGLEALGLDAAAAAQKRPGLVYVSLCAYGQAGPWAARRGFDSLVQTASGFNHAEAQAGGGSAPAPLPAQALDRATGYLMAYAVMAALMRRSREGGSWHVRLSLAQTGHWLRQLGRVEGGLQTAMPSFGDIAGLTEQHASGFGMLTTIAHAARMSDTPVRWDLPAMPLGSHAPTWLARAPG from the coding sequence ATGAACGATCATGACCAGCAAGCACCCGCCGATGCTGCCAGCACGCTGGCCGCGTTGTGGCAGCTGTCCGGCCAGGAGGAGAGCGCCCTGTCTCAGGTGCGGCTGTCCGGAAAGGAGCCGGCGCTGCCATCCTCGTTTGCCGTCGGCACCGCGGCCCAGGTCAGCATTGCAGTTTCCGCGCTGGCGGCAGCCGAGCTGCACCGGCAGCGCGCCGGACTGGCGCAGCAGGTCGATGTGGACATGCGCCATGCGGCTATTGAATTCCGCGCTGAGCAGTATCTCCGTGTCGATGGCGCACCGGCGCCGGAATTCCGCGACAAGCTAACCCGCACCTTCCAGTGCGGCGACGGCCGCTGGGTGCGCATCCATGCCAATTTCCCGCATCACCGTGACGGCGTGCTGCGCATCCTCAGTTGCGGCCACGACACCGATGCGGTCAGCCGCGCGCTGCAGTCCTGGAACGCCTTCGATTTCGAGGACGCGGCCGCCGCGGCCGGCATGGTGGTGACGGCCATGCGTAGCTTTGACGAATGGGATGCCCATCCGCAAGGGCAGGAAGTGGCTGATCTGCCGCTGCTGTCGATCGAATGCATCGGCGATGCGCCGCCGCAGCCGCTGCCGACTGCGGCGCGGCCGCTGTCGGGCGTGCGGGTGCTGGATTTGACCAGGGTGATCGCCGGCCCCGTCTGCGGCCGCACCCTGGCCGGACACGGTGCCGATGTGCTGCTGGTCACCGCGTCGCACCTGCCGTCGATCGAGCCGCTGGTGATGGAAACCGGCCTGGGCAAGCGCGCCTGCGCGCTGGACCTGCGTGGCGTGCCCGGCCAGCAGGCATTCGATGCGCTTCTGCGCCAAGCCGACGTGCTGGTGCAGGGTTACCGGCCGGGCGGCCTGGAAGCGCTGGGCCTGGATGCGGCAGCCGCAGCGCAGAAGCGGCCGGGCCTGGTTTACGTCAGCCTCTGCGCCTACGGCCAAGCCGGGCCATGGGCGGCGCGGCGCGGCTTCGATTCGCTGGTGCAGACTGCCAGCGGTTTCAACCATGCCGAGGCGCAGGCCGGCGGTGGCAGCGCGCCCGCACCGCTGCCTGCGCAGGCGCTGGACCGCGCCACCGGCTACCTGATGGCCTATGCGGTGATGGCCGCGCTAATGCGGCGCAGCCGGGAAGGCGGAAGCTGGCATGTGCGGCTGTCGCTGGCGCAGACCGGCCACTGGCTGCGCCAGCTGGGACGCGTCGAGGGCGGCCTGCAGACGGCCATGCCCAGTTTCGGCGATATTGCCGGCCTCACCGAGCAGCATGCGTCCGGCTTCGGCATGCTCACCACCATCGCCCATGCGGCCAGGATGTCGGACACGCCGGTACGCTGGGACCTGCCGGCCATGCCGCTGGGCAGCCATGCGCCAACCTGGCTGGCGCGCGCGCCCGGCTGA
- a CDS encoding DUF3606 domain-containing protein yields the protein MSDYNERSSEDADKDQDQLRINIQDESALREWSKKLDATPEELKDAVTAVGDLASDVEMHLKGSRSSSNSERVHNAL from the coding sequence ATGTCGGACTACAACGAGCGCAGTTCAGAAGACGCGGACAAGGACCAGGACCAGTTGCGCATCAATATCCAGGATGAATCCGCGCTGCGGGAATGGTCGAAGAAGCTCGATGCCACACCGGAAGAGCTCAAGGATGCGGTGACGGCCGTGGGCGATCTGGCAAGCGATGTCGAAATGCACCTGAAGGGCAGTCGCAGCAGCAGCAACAGCGAGCGGGTCCACAACGCGCTGTAG
- a CDS encoding KTSC domain-containing protein: protein MEMKKINAGKLRAIGYDPRERMLRVEFDDGSAIDYSGVGTEVWRKLSTSGAAWSYYRDNIEEEFTGRRGTVRPKATNQALEDLFRAPDKDAGG from the coding sequence ATGGAAATGAAGAAGATCAACGCCGGCAAGCTGCGCGCCATTGGCTACGACCCGCGCGAGCGCATGCTGCGGGTGGAATTCGACGACGGCAGCGCAATCGATTATTCCGGCGTCGGCACCGAGGTCTGGCGCAAGCTCTCCACCTCCGGTGCGGCCTGGAGCTATTACCGCGACAATATCGAGGAAGAATTCACTGGCCGCCGCGGCACGGTGCGGCCGAAGGCGACCAACCAGGCGCTGGAAGATCTTTTCAGGGCGCCGGACAAGGATGCAGGCGGCTAA
- a CDS encoding LysR family transcriptional regulator: MQLDFKLGKPLLEDLNLFCAVVRRQGFAAAALELGVSNALVSKRIAILEATLQVRLLHRTTRRVSLTEHGSVVHQWAQRILEDVSQLEEAVSAKGSAPHGVLRLCTSSGFGRNWIAPAMSLLARQYPDLVIQLELLDRPVDLIAEGFHLDIRIGQVLETHLIARSIAANARVLCASPAYLESHGMPQRLEELTAHKCIAIRERDQDFGRWKLDGPDGPETVKVGGPLSTNNGELVHQWAIDGHGIILRSMWDVGQSIADGRLVRVLPQYSQEANVWAIHPTRLSLSANVRVCVQFLEEWLARSRGSWT, encoded by the coding sequence ATGCAGTTGGATTTCAAGCTGGGCAAGCCGCTCCTCGAAGATCTCAACCTGTTCTGCGCCGTGGTCAGGCGCCAAGGCTTTGCCGCTGCGGCGCTGGAACTGGGCGTCTCCAATGCCCTGGTCAGTAAGCGCATTGCCATCCTGGAAGCCACGCTGCAGGTGCGCCTCCTGCACAGGACCACGCGCCGGGTGTCACTGACCGAGCATGGCAGCGTGGTGCATCAGTGGGCGCAGCGCATCCTGGAGGACGTCAGCCAGCTGGAGGAAGCGGTGTCGGCCAAGGGCAGCGCGCCGCATGGCGTGCTGCGGCTGTGCACCAGTTCCGGCTTCGGGCGCAACTGGATTGCGCCGGCCATGTCGCTGCTGGCCCGGCAGTATCCGGACTTGGTGATACAGCTCGAACTGCTGGACCGGCCGGTCGACCTGATCGCCGAAGGATTCCATCTGGATATCCGCATCGGCCAGGTGCTGGAAACCCACCTGATTGCAAGAAGCATTGCCGCCAATGCGCGGGTACTGTGCGCTTCGCCGGCCTACCTGGAAAGCCACGGCATGCCGCAGCGCCTCGAGGAACTCACCGCCCACAAGTGCATCGCCATCCGCGAGCGTGATCAGGACTTCGGGCGCTGGAAGCTGGACGGGCCGGATGGCCCCGAGACCGTGAAGGTGGGCGGCCCGCTGTCAACCAATAACGGCGAGCTGGTGCACCAATGGGCCATCGATGGTCACGGCATCATTCTGCGCTCGATGTGGGATGTGGGGCAGAGCATCGCTGATGGCAGGCTGGTGCGGGTGCTGCCGCAGTACAGCCAGGAAGCCAATGTCTGGGCGATCCACCCGACCCGCCTGAGCCTGTCCGCGAATGTGCGGGTATGCGTGCAGTTCCTGGAGGAGTGGCTGGCCAGGTCGCGCGGATCGTGGACCTGA